The following proteins come from a genomic window of Puntigrus tetrazona isolate hp1 chromosome 15, ASM1883169v1, whole genome shotgun sequence:
- the LOC122359343 gene encoding LOW QUALITY PROTEIN: olfactory receptor 2G6-like (The sequence of the model RefSeq protein was modified relative to this genomic sequence to represent the inferred CDS: deleted 1 base in 1 codon), giving the protein ILTGYIDIGNIKYYFFFVLVLLFVAILVANQLIIGIICKEKSLHEPMYVFVCSLSVNELYGSIALFPSLLSNMLLSKIPEVSLTFCHIQIFTLYTYASVEFCNLAVMSYDRYVAICHPLEYHRIMSPAMTATLIALGWSVSVIKFSINFSVSVRLKLCGNVMDKVWCDNYMLVKLACSDTTANNIYGIIGIILTIVAPLALILFSYAKILRVCLKSTREMTQKALSTCTSHLIALLNFSVGCLFEVIQSRFDKVPMPPALRVILSLYFPICTPLINPIMYGMRLSRIKRALKTFIYPWNHIKPTLQ; this is encoded by the exons ATATTGACTGGATACATTGATATTGGGAATATTAAGtac tattttttctttgttttggtcCTGTTGTTTGTAGCAATCCTTGTagcaaatcaattaattattgGAATAATATGTAAGGAGAAGTCCTTGCATGAAcctatgtatgtttttgtatgcaGTTTGTCTGTAAATGAATTGTATGGCAGCATTGCTTTATTTCCATCTCTTTTAAGTAATATGCTATTGTCAAAGATTCCAGAAGTTTCACTGACCTTTTGCCACATTCAGATATTCACTTTATACACGTATGCATCAGTAGAATTCTGTAATTTAGCAGTCATGTCTTATGACAGATATGTAGCCATCTGTCATCCTTTGGAATATCATAGAATCATGTCTCCTGCCATGACAGCTACTTTGATCGCTCTGGGCTGGTCAGTTTCAGTTATCAAATTCTCCATAAATTTTTCGGTGAGTGTACGGCTAAAGTTGTGTGGAAATGTAATGGACAAAGTATGGTGCGACAACTACATGCTTGTGAAACTGGCCTGCTCAGACACAACAGCAAATAACATTTATGGCATAATCGGTATCATTCTAACCATTGTTGCTCCTCTagcattaattttgttttcatatgcaAAAATCTTAAGAGTCTGCTTGAAGTCTACAAGAGAAATGACCCAAAAGGCTTTAAGCACATGTACTTCACACCTTATCGCGCTACTGAATTTTTCTGTTGGATGTTTATTTGAAGTTATCCAAAGCAGATTTGATAAGGTGCCTATGCCCCCTGCGCTCCGTGTGATACTCTCACTTTATTTTCCAATATGTACACCGCTTATCAATCCTATCATGTATGGTATGAGACTTTCTAGGATAAAAAGAGcactcaaaacatttatttacccCTGGAACCACATAAAACCCACATTGCAGtag